ACGATCATGGACTTATCCTTAATACGACTTGACACTTTTACATTTGGAAGCACAATTGAGAACACATTAGGTTGAAACCCTATTTGGTTTGGTACAAAATGGACGATTGGATGGAATAGTATTTTGCTTAGATGGCATGATCTAACATCTTTATTTCCTTCACATTTCCATCTCATGGTTTATCTTGGTGCCAAGTATCTAaaactattcaccaagtgtggctaaaaatcttaccaagtatttaaataaaacttttctaacctaattgaacattccacactatgattttgaaaactccATATTTTGTGCTACTATCGAGGAACTATTCACTctgaaaaaagtgaaaataaattttgcacTGAAAGATGTTAAATAAATATACTAACATAATAGTACAATtcgtttatcaaaattcaactccGAAATGTCTCGAAATAATCAAAATGCATTTTCGAATTGACATTTTgtctaaaaactaaaaatagttttattgcaccataaaatcttaaatattcaaatgaaaCTAATGGCGTAGACCATATCCCATTCTTATAGTTCTAgatattttagataaataaaatcGCATTTTTGATCCCATAAGGAGTGGTAATAGTGACTATGCCGACAAACTAAAACTTACGTGATTAgtcaatttgtaaaaattttaaagttttcACAAAGTTCCTGAAACCTAAAAAAATTCGTTccttaaatttctagcgggttgttacagcAGGGGCCCTTACAAACAAACATCCTAAAGTTCCTTACCAAAATCTACATGTCTCGTTGTGGTCCATCCTTGGAGATCTTCATTGCATCACCCTACAACAAAAATCTAGGGacaaatctcttaaaatttatttttctatagctTTCATAAACTATCTCTATTATGGTTGACATGAAGATTCTCAATTAAATTGCCTGTAAAATTGGTTAGGATACAATCCAATTAGTATTTGGGAGTTAAAGGAGTACGTAGAAGGCTTTGGCATCAAAGGAAAATATGTTTAGACGTTAACTCTgcttttttattacttattgATTCATTCAACTTAATTTCTTCacctctttttttcattttaaggtAACACTCCTACTTCAACTTTGGCAACTCATTGTGTTACTAGTGGTGGTTCATTCCATACGTACAAGTTGTTCTCAAATGTATATAGTTCTTCCttatatgtgttattttgatttaatttttgtcTTCATGAGTTATATATGCTTTGTAGAGAGTGGTATGCTCCTTGCTTAATTAGTTGGTTGGTTTGGTGATTTCAGTTGCTACAGAATTTTCAGCTGCAGAAATTTCTTATTTCATTATTGGATGGTTCTCTACATTGGTAAATATTTGTGCTACTTTTGTTTGAATGGTTCATGTTAGAGGAAGATGAGGCAAAGCTGCAACCTGATATTCACAagtttattttgaaattatttatttgtgttttgaAAGTATTTTCAAGTAGGTTAGACTAGGGGTGATATCCACATATGCAGGGGTTGGGGTCAACCCTTTTCCCACTCCCTGCCTTTGCATATGCAGGGGTAGTATTTCCACCCCCAAACCCCACCCCAATGCCAAGGGTGGGGGTGAACATCTCATCTGCCCCGCCCCTTGCCTGTCTGCCTGCTTCAATGTTACCGATGACCCATTAggcctaaaaattatttttaggtctaaaaatattatataatttaaattataaattaaaattagtaAATAGAaccataatttaaaaactaataacataatttttaaatttgttagacttgtatTCACAAGATTATATAGAAGGCTAAGAtaatacaagagtcttacttagACAATACAATCTTGTAAatacaagtctaacaaattgtaatatatacaatttgtataaATATAAGACTAGTCTGCCCCTGCTGGGGTGCCAGATGCTAGGCAGGTGGCGCTGCCACATGTATTTGGCAGATTGGGGAGGGACAGCGTGGTGTGGGGCCTTGCTACCCCGCCTAGGTTAGGAAATGAAAGATCAAGTTTTGAAACCACCTCTTCTTCATTTCCTCTATCTTGGCTCATGGATTCTTCTGAAATTAGGTTGTTTTTAGTGCTAAACTTGTAAAGTAGCCTTCTGCATCAGTAATTGCATGCTTCATCTCTACAAATGGTATACTGCTGATTTTGATTGCTCTTCGATGTGTGGATCGTAATATAAATCATAGGCCTAAAATGGGAGATGTTTTTCGCATGCTTGAGCCTTGTGATATGTTGCTCGATAATGTAagatcaatctctctctctctctctctctctctctctctctctctctctctctctctctctctctctctctctctctcaatgtgtTAATTTTACAGGTATTTTTTCATGGCTATGGTTTACATCCCTTGTCATGGGATATATGCACCGATCATCAAAGCCAAAAATTCAATCCTTTCCAAATTGTTTCCCCATATGTTTATTAGGTCACGTTAGTTTCTTGTTTTCCTCCCTAATTTGAGTACTACTGTTGgaaatgattttcattttgatttgaCGCTTGTGTATATAAAGAGGGGATGCATAGACCCAGCCCTTCCATAAATTAGGATTCATATATGTTGCTGGAAAAATTTAACATTATGTTGCTGTTTTTActtttcaacattatttttctatttttattaaagtctCGTGACATGATTGGCATAATAATCCTAAGTCTTTAAAATGGGAAGTATGGAGTTCAAAATCTCCGTTCCCAaatgttttggaaaaaaaaaaaaacatttttctattttgaaaagattttagataaaaaggctttaaaataatttttttttaaaaagtattttttgcaACTCTGGAGACCTAGCTACAACACGGGTGACCGGGTACTCAAACTTCTTATAATGGGATAAGACCAGATACAGGATACTCACCCGGATTTATAAGTAGACTAATAATAATAGCTTATTAAAATAGATTTCGTTTCATTAACTTCATAATCTAGAACTTATAATatctggatatatatatatatatatataatataaatattcttttaaataaatactgtaactattttttagaataataataatattaataataacggTTTCAATTTGTTGTGTTCCATATCAtcattgtttatttattatgttaatATTTAGTGTCACTGTtaactctatttttatttttttcaatcataATTTAAAGTTTAACTAAAAAAGGTAACAGGAGAAAAGGGATAAATAGCTCTGCGGTGagggaaaataaaaaggaagaaaaaaattcGGTGCCTTATCGAGGAATGCTACTCATTATTCCAATTCTCAACATCCTCTTATTATCTCATGATGTGGTATTAGATAATTTGAgactgtttattatattttacttgtgaacCTATTATCTAGTGCCTTATCATGGGatgatgaaaattataataatgaatagatttttttccatACGTTTAAAGTAGtacaatttaaatatataatcattatGTATTAaatctatataattatttaaaacataccatatgaataaatatatttggtgaaaaaaaaaataggattatttttaaaagactCATACTAGAGCCACCGCTGGGGACCACCGCTAGGCttgagaaaattttttttattttgttttttttaaatcattttttaatacttttaaatattaaaaaaatttataataatattaaataattttttcttaattattagaagaagaaaaaaaaaaaaaaaaaaaaagccagccAGCAGTGGCCCACCAGCTGGCCTAAGCAtttccctttttaaaaaaatataaaacatcactgccgtccatataaaaattgtcTTTGCAAAGTGGTTTTTGTTACTACCATGGGCCAATGGCCCAATGGcctcttgttttttatttttgtatttctttgagTTTGAATTGCGTATTTATGCATGGGGTTTTATTCCGGATTAGGACCTACCTTTTagtttgaatattaaaagtaGAACAATTTTTTGCAATTACATACATCTTGGGTGTTTTTTGACATTAACTTAGTGATCTTCAAAGAAGACAGACTCCTACATTCCCTTGACTTTGggtttttccattttattttatttttttattgacaccGGATGTTTGACAACAAAATCCTGACCAATTCTGGGGTAAGGCTATCGATAAGAAGTTTTTACAAGTCCACCACTTGCACCTAAAgtaattcaaaaagaaaattctcCCAATCTGAAAATCAAAACATACGAGAGAAAACTTTAGAACACTATGAATGGAAACGATAGATCACTTATCTACACAATCACAATGAATTAATAACGCTCGGAAATGCCCCATTTctataacaaacaaaaaaaagacaACTGTGTGCCAAGAGGCTTCAATCTTCAACGACAAAGACTCAGCCCCAAATGAACTAATCAATACGATTGTCGGATATATCAAGCTATAACTTCCAAATCTATATCCGAAGAGCACCCTCTATCTTGCCCTTGAAAACGTGGTATCATTAACAGAAGCTTCAATAAATTGCAACCTCAGCAGAGCTTAGTCCCGAGTCCTGCCGTTAAATGTCCTTTCTCTGCCTTAACACAAACAGAAGATAGCCCCGTGATAGTTTACTGCAAAGGATGATAAAAGTGCAGGGCGTGCATAAAAATAGAATCCATTTCAGGCTGCTAAGCACAATTCCACAACTCCTAACGAGAAACATTTGATCTGGTAAACTGATACACTTTCAATGAGTTAGTTTTTACTTCATATCAGATTCTAAGCCACCTGTCACGACTTGGTTAGACTTTGTTTTGAACATGTGCCGGATTTTCTCATCAGCTCTACACTTTCTGCAATAGTTGAACCAGCAGTCCCAACAAAACCAAGTGAAGCACAGCTGCAAACAGATTCCTCAATGTATAAAAGTACGTCAGGAAGTATCTCAGAAGGGCAGTGTTTCTTTAATCCGCCTATTCCAAAATCCTCTGGAACAAACCCAAACCTTAGGCCATGACCAGCCGCCATAACTTTTTTGGCTGTTTCAATTACCAACTCATCCTCTTCTCTGAGTAAATGCAGCTTAAAATTATGCGAGTCTCTAGCCAACTCCCCCAAGTAATTTACGGTCCAATTACCTTCAGGAAGATCAGTCATCACAAAAATATGAATAGGGTGTGGACTCCGTCGTAAAGATTCTAGTTTCTGTTTTAAACCCAGAAATGTGACTTTCCAATGATTCTTGAACTGCCCATCCAACAATCTGAGCTGTGCGCAAAGAAAAGGAGCCCCTATGTTCTTTTCGGCAAACTCCTTTCCCATACTCACAATTTCAGGGACAAATGGAAGAAATGCAATCTTGTCAATCAGAGACTGTATCCTTTGATCTCTTGGAGCTTCATGAATATCGATGTACGACTCTGAACCTCTGTAGGGAGATGTGAAAAGGCTTCCAAATGCCAGCAGTGGGGCAGATTCAGCTTCAGAACCGGGTCCAAGAGTCTTGTATACATCTCTCCGTCTCCTAATATgtgatattttcttcttcttcctaagCTGTTCATCTGGTTGAAATGAATCTAAAACACCATCTTTATCACCGTTTTGGTACGTCCAGACTGTAGTCCGGCAATCTTCACCAACCGCATATGTACATATATCCACTTTACCGTTAAGCACGGATAGTAGAGATCCACATTGCTTCAGACTATCAAACAAAGAGGACTGCTCATTTGATGCGAGGAAACAGTCAAAATCTTTCACTCCACACCATAGGGATGCGAAAACCCTGAAATCTATGGCTCGAACAATAGGTGAAGACACTAGCGATGAAATATCAATAATGTCAGCCATGGAGACATACCTGCAACAACGGGATATATAAAGgtacaatttttaaaacaccATAACATCAGAATCTATCAAACAAATAGCAAATGTACCATATGAATAGAAAACAAGTGCCAAATAGGCTCCCCACTCTTGTTTCAAAGACATCAAGACGGAGAAATGTAGTGGAAGAAATGAAAGCACTGGAGACAGTTAACGATTTGTTCATCAACACCAAAGACTGCAATTCTCACCCTTTCCACCAGACAAAAGAATAATTAAccagaaacaaaaaaatgacGCCGTTCGGATGAGAATAAAAACAAACCCAATAGAACCCACATTCTAAACtaccaaattataaaaattaaaaaaaaaataataataatctccTTCAAATGGACTCGCCTTCCTGTCCTGAGAAGCTCAACCACATGGTTCCAAACCGCAACCCGGATCTCA
This Carya illinoinensis cultivar Pawnee chromosome 11, C.illinoinensisPawnee_v1, whole genome shotgun sequence DNA region includes the following protein-coding sequences:
- the LOC122281954 gene encoding O-fucosyltransferase 30; the encoded protein is MNHFLHTSRPNPKPWPTKKPSHRSPLLSLSLLALFASLLFFLSYYSLTPSSPSPISPFNRTLSSRFPQCTSSQAPFLGEKFLWYAPHSGFSNQVSEFKNAILMAGILNRTLIVPPVLDHHAVALGSCPKFRVSSPGEIRVAVWNHVVELLRTGRYVSMADIIDISSLVSSPIVRAIDFRVFASLWCGVKDFDCFLASNEQSSLFDSLKQCGSLLSVLNGKVDICTYAVGEDCRTTVWTYQNGDKDGVLDSFQPDEQLRKKKKISHIRRRRDVYKTLGPGSEAESAPLLAFGSLFTSPYRGSESYIDIHEAPRDQRIQSLIDKIAFLPFVPEIVSMGKEFAEKNIGAPFLCAQLRLLDGQFKNHWKVTFLGLKQKLESLRRSPHPIHIFVMTDLPEGNWTVNYLGELARDSHNFKLHLLREEDELVIETAKKVMAAGHGLRFGFVPEDFGIGGLKKHCPSEILPDVLLYIEESVCSCASLGFVGTAGSTIAESVELMRKSGTCSKQSLTKS